Below is a genomic region from Triticum dicoccoides isolate Atlit2015 ecotype Zavitan chromosome 5A, WEW_v2.0, whole genome shotgun sequence.
CTTCATGCCTTGTTTTCATCTTTCATGTACCTTGTTCTCTTTTCCACTGTAGTACGTAGTTGTTAAGTGTCACTTCAGCGGCGTGCGCACAACAGTTATAATTTGCTTTGTTCCTCCCGTCTGCTTCCTGCCTTATTGTTTCGACGGGATGCATGCAGTACTATCTTACAAGTTTTACTCGGTAATAAGTTTGGGGGCCGGCACAGTATGGTGCTGGAATAATGTGCTTGGATATCCAAAGACAGAGAGATATGTCACTCTGGCAGGCCAGCCTATGCACTGGTTTGTCTGGCTTGGCGAATTATTAGTTTGTAATCTTTAAAGCATCTTTCTTTAAAAAATATATTCCTTTCCTGGGACAGTTTATTAGCTCATGATAAAGCAAATATGAAATGCCTCCAAAGATCCAACTGTTCACCCCTATTTTTGGGATTAAGCACAAAGAAGATAAAAGTCCAGGAATGCCCCACACCCACATGCCCCCAGCCCCAAGAGAGACAAGTCCTACGAGAGGTCAAGGTCAAAGATCTGATTAGGATAGGCAGGCCGTACACAGGGCCACTCTCTGGTCCTCCCAGCCGGGCTAATCACGGTTGTTTAGCCCCCCCTAAACCTGAGACCCCTTCCTGTCGTGGTAAAcattttttgcctgcaagaatggaTTTTACCGTGTTGCTTGGGGGTGTGCGTTAATGAAGCCCCGATTCCGGGTACCGTCTCAGCCTGGCCTCTGGGCTCTGGTCTGCTGCTGCTTGTGCAAGCGAACACTGTGCGCGCCCAGTCTGCCGATGTCACTCTCCATGCACcccgtttctctctctctctctatctctctgggTAAAAGGTACTCTAGCAGTAGCAGGCATGCAGTCCTTGCCTTTAAGCTCGGTCTGCTCTGCTCCTGCCTTTTTGGTCCCTAATCGAGTTTTATTCCTCCGGCTTTTCTAATCTGGTGTGTTAGTGATGATGCCTTCTTTTATCTGATCTAGGACCAATGCTGCAGGTTTATTCCACGccgcttcatcattgtgtccatttaTCCTCTGAGATTATAGTACTACATTGTTTACTGGTGTACATGTAGTATGCGCCAGTATGTGCCACGCTTTTGCTCAATTATCAGACTTACTTATGCCGTACCATGGTTTAACGTTGTGCATACACAGTGTTTTCTGCTGGCCGAGGAGCTTTGAATAATTGTTAGTACTACATATGAGAGAGTTACGGACCCACCCCGGAAATCACTTCAAGGCCCTACCGCAACATTTGCTGTAACGAAATTTTTGCACTTGAAGTAAAATTTTCCTAGCAGTTTAGTCTGTTTGATCTACAGTATTGCCCATAGGAATGCAAAATGATCATTGGACCGAAAGAACAGAGAATTATAAACATCCTTTGGAATGCTCTTTGCTAATTGGAACAATCTCTTGTCAAAAATGTAATGCAGTACTGCAGGGCGGGCACGCCGAAGCCACAGGCGTACCGAGGAGGCAGCAAGACGGTCGGCCGGTGGCTCAAGgacaggaaggagaagaagaaagaggagacccGAGCGCACAACGCGCAGGTCCATGCCGCTGTTTCGGTCGCGGCGGTGGCTGCTGCGGTTGCGGCCGTTGCTGCTGCCACCGCTGCGGCCTCAAGCACCGGCAAGGATGATCGCGCGGCCCGCACCGACATGGCCATGGCCTCCGCGGCGACGCTCGTGGCCGCGCAATGCGTCGAGGCCGCGGAGTCCTTGGGGGCCGAGCGCGAGCATTTGGAGGCGGTTGTTAGCTCGGCGGTGAATGTCAGGACGCCTGGCGACATCGTCACGGTcacagctgctgctgctactggttTGTGATTTCCATTCCACCTGATGTGGTGATAACTGATAACTACAGTACTGTATTTCTTAAGCTTGAGGTGGATGATCATTGTTGTGTGCAGCATTGAGAGGTGCAGCCACATTGAGGGCGAGGGCTCTGAAGGAGGTGTGGAACATAGCGGCGGTGATCCCGGTCGAGAAGGGGACGATGGGAGGAGGAGGTGCAGGAGGAGGGCACCATCACAAGCAGATTGTGCAAAAGCAGCAGCATCGCAAGCTGGAGAGCAACGGCAGCAGCATCAGCGATCTTTCGCTAGAGGAGGAGAACAACTTCCTGGGCGTGTGCAGCCAAGAACTTCTTGTTCGCGGCACCGAGCTCCTTAAACGCACGCGGAAAGGTGCTGTCTGGTGATACATTTCCGGTTCATCGATGTGTTAAAAGTGCATGGACATGTACTGACGCTGCTGTTTCATGATCGTTTTATCTGCAGGCGCACTGCATTGGAAGGTCGTATCAGTGTACATCAACCG
It encodes:
- the LOC119303052 gene encoding VAN3-binding protein-like isoform X2; translated protein: MGDHHHPRARPAAGDLRPPEPPLDPLEFLSRSWSASAVDVPRPRPPSPAPLLAAPIAEDPACCELDDGAATAGSSFSFASAATSQFIMERILAQSEVAPLTTGRLSHSSGPLNGGGSLTDSPPVSPEIDDSQYCRAGTPKPQAYRGGSKTVGRWLKDRKEKKKEETRAHNAQVHAAVSVAAVAAAVAAVAAATAAASSTGKDDRAARTDMAMASAATLVAAQCVEAAESLGAEREHLEAVVSSAVNVRTPGDIVTVTAAAATALRGAATLRARALKEVWNIAAVIPVEKGTMGGGGAGGGHHHKQIVQKQQHRKLESNGSSISDLSLEEENNFLGVCSQELLVRGTELLKRTRKGALHWKVVSVYINRMGLVSLKMKSRHVAGTITKKKKGVVIDVCKDVAAWPGRHLLEDGEHRRYFGLRTADHRVIEFECTSQREYELWTKGVARLLSIAGERKRPL
- the LOC119303052 gene encoding VAN3-binding protein-like isoform X1, yielding MGDHHHPRARPAAGDLRPPEPPLDPLEFLSRSWSASAVDVPRPRPPSPAPLLAAPIAEDPACCELDDGAATAGSSFSFASAATSQFIMERILAQSEVAPLTTGRLSHSSGPLNGGGSLTDSPPVSPEIDDSQVYSTPLHHCVHLSSEIIYCRAGTPKPQAYRGGSKTVGRWLKDRKEKKKEETRAHNAQVHAAVSVAAVAAAVAAVAAATAAASSTGKDDRAARTDMAMASAATLVAAQCVEAAESLGAEREHLEAVVSSAVNVRTPGDIVTVTAAAATALRGAATLRARALKEVWNIAAVIPVEKGTMGGGGAGGGHHHKQIVQKQQHRKLESNGSSISDLSLEEENNFLGVCSQELLVRGTELLKRTRKGALHWKVVSVYINRMGLVSLKMKSRHVAGTITKKKKGVVIDVCKDVAAWPGRHLLEDGEHRRYFGLRTADHRVIEFECTSQREYELWTKGVARLLSIAGERKRPL